The Acidimicrobiales bacterium sequence CGCATCCGGGCCAAGGACCCGCTGATCGCCGACCAGGTGGCCGTCAACCACCGCAAGGCCGACCTCGACGACCGCCAGCGGGCCATGCTCGACTTCGCGGTGAAGCTGGCCACCCGGCCGGGCGAGGTGGGCGAGGAGGACCGGGCCGCGCTGCGGTCCCACGGCTTCGACGACGACGACGTGTGGGACATCGGCGCCATCACGGCGTTCTTCGCCCTGTCCAACCGCATGGCGAACCTGCTCGACCTGCGGCCCAACGACGAGTTCTACGCGATGGGGAGGCAGTTGTGACC is a genomic window containing:
- a CDS encoding peroxidase-related enzyme (This protein belongs to a clade of uncharacterized proteins related to peroxidases such as the alkylhydroperoxidase AhpD.) — encoded protein: MREPPVSAFPVGDLDDLPDDVAERIAAVAEKSGFVPNVFVALARPPEEFRAFFAYHDAVMERDGGLTKAEREMIVVATSAANDCHYCVVAHGAILRIRAKDPLIADQVAVNHRKADLDDRQRAMLDFAVKLATRPGEVGEEDRAALRSHGFDDDDVWDIGAITAFFALSNRMANLLDLRPNDEFYAMGRQL